The genomic stretch ATGAAGCACAACATACTATGCCTCTAACAGACTTGAATTTACAACCCGGGAAAAGTACTGAAAGAGAGAAAGAAGGACTTCTTAGCAGATTCCTTTCAGCAATATTTCCTTCAATTAGAATTAATAATAGGTTAAGGGTAGTATATGATGGTCCTCTTCAAACATTTAAAGATCTTACCATAGAACTTGACGGAGGAATAGTAACGGTATTTAAAGGAGAACCTCATCTTCTCGCTAAATGTGTAGATATGGGAGATCTGGACATAAATAATAACACTATTAGAGCTGATGGTTGCTATCTGAGAATCTCTTATCCAGATTTAAATTCACTTAAGATTAACGTTGATGGAGGAAAAGTAAGTATTTCAGAAATTAAGATGAATAACCTCTATGTAGAAATAGATGGAGGCATTATTGACTTTAATATTACTGTCCAAAATGAAGTCAGTGTTTCTATAGATGGAGGTAAGATAAGTGGACAAATCTCCTTCTTACCCTCTAAAGAATCTAAACTATTATTGTCTGTGGACGGAGGTATTGGTGATATTACATTATCTTTACCTGATGACATTAGTGTAATTTCGAACTCAACAATAAATGGCGGATTTGTTGATTTACCAATGAGTAGAATAGGTAAGAACGGTGTTCTTTATATTAATGCCTCAGTAGATGGAGGAGTCATTAAGATAAAAGAGAATAAGAAGCATGAAACTTGAGCTGAGGTAATTACAGTATGAAGATACCTAAGGAAATAATGAGTGTAGTATTTTTGGCTACTCTTCTTAATTTCGTAAATGCGTTTATAGGATATTATTTCGTAATAAACACCTACTTGGTTTATAACAATCTGATAATCTCAGCGTTAGTATTGACCTTATTAAACGCTCCTAACGTCTTCTCGATACCTTTTCCCTATATTTTTAAGAGACTGAAAAGTGTAAAGATTAATGTAATAATATTCCCTACATTAGCCTTTCTAGTAGTCTTCACTTTAAGTCTAGTTTTGACACCATTAGTAGAGATCCTCCTTATAGCTTTGTTCGATTTCCTAATTTTGGTATCAAGCAGATCATTAGGATATTATGCAAGGACTTTACTAGACAAATATGGTGAATTCATAGATTATAATTCTATTCGTGAAATCTCCTTTTTAGGCGCGTCTATCATCGCGTTAATATTAGTGGGGCTATTTAATACGTACTTATCAAGAACTTATCTACCTATTATAGGATTCCCTCTATTGATAGTAGCCCTTCTATCCATGATATTAAATGACGTTAAGATAACCCTCTCTTCTACTAATTCCTTTAAGGTGTGGATAAACTATCTAAAGAGTAACCGTATATTTAGGTTCTTGGAAACACGGGTATATCCAGTTATAGGTCTGGCTAGTGCATCATCTGTTTTGTTTCTTAAACTTGTTTATGTAAACAAGGAAACTTTCCCAGAATACATTACTATAGTCTTAATAGTGAGCATATTAGCCCAGGTAATTGGTGCCATTATTGCTCTAAAGTGGAAGTCGAAGACTACAAGAAAATTCCTGCTCTTATCACTTCCTGCCATATCAATTGAATATGTATTTCCCTTCATTCGTGGCGATTTAATACCTATTTCAGTTTTAACTTTCTTTCAGTCAGTGCTCGTGGCTTACGTTTTCATTCATATTAATTCTATTTATCAATATATTATTAGTAAAGATGTTTACGTAAATGTCACAATCACACAAGCAGTTTTAACGCAAGTCTCAATATTTATGGTGAGCATTTTAGTATCGGCAATAGCTACTGTCGTGGGGATTACATACGCTTATATAGGTAATGCGTCAATAATGCTACTAGTAGTATTATTTACAATATTCTCTAACATCATAAAGGATATAAGAGCAGGGGACTAGTGTAGATCAGAAGGATTTAACAAATAGGAAAACGCTTAAACGTAAGATGATCTATAAATTAGTATACTTTATATAAAGTAGAAATAAGTAGCATGGGTAAATAAACTTTCAATTTTTTACAAAAATAAATATATGATATAAAGTCTCTCAGGAAGTTTACTGTAAAGTTTTACAAGAAATCTCTTGATGCCAGATAGTCCAAGGATTATTGCATCATCCCTTAAATTCACACTGTTACACAACTTTTATCCTCAGTATATGTTCTCAAACGGTCATCAAATTCGATAGATGTTTGTAAAAATGTTATGGTATTCATAAACAGCGTGTCTTATAAGTTCTCTTTTATTTTACTAACCTATTACACTTGTACTCTACAAAGAAAGATACTTCATAATATATCTTGCTTTATCTATCAGATCAGTTTTCCGTAACTTTCCTATAATGATCATTGTCAATCTCTTCATATAAAAAATTTAATTGAGGAAATTACAAAAAGAATTTAAACTATAAAAGATATATCTGTTTAATGAAAGTCGGAGATAAGGCACCACTATTTGAGGGAATAACTGATACTGGAGAAAAGTTTTCTTTAGCCGATTATATAGGTAAGCATAATATTGTACTTTACTTCTACCCTAAGGATGATACTCCTGGATGTACAAGGGAAGCTTGTGCATTTAGGGATAATTGGAATCTTCTTCAAGGCTATGATGTGGTAATTATAGGAATAAGTTCTGACGATGTGGAGTCTCATAAAAAATTTAAGCAAAAGTATAATTTACCGTTTATACTTGTCAGCGACCCAGATAAGAAAATCAGAGAATTATATGATGCAAAGGGGTTTATTTTACCGGCTAGGATTACATTTGTAATTGATAAAAAAGGAATTATACGCCATATCTACAATTCTCAGCTCAATCCCGAAAATCATGTTAAAGAGGCTTTAAAAGCCCTAGAAATGCTTAAGAAAGAAGAGGAATCAATAAGCTGATTTTAGCAAGTAAGTTATAATTTTTTTCTGTGCATTTCTTAAATGATAAAGAAAAGTAACTTTGCTAATATTCAATAACCTAGCGATTTCATCAGCGTTAGCTCTTCTTGGATAATCAAGATAACCTTTTGATAAAGCCACCATTAAAACTTTTCTTTCCATATCGGTTAAATCTAGAGTAAAAGAGGGGTTAAAATCTTCAGTCCTTATCTCTTCTATTTTACCCAGACTTCTTAACTCTTCAAATAATTCAGTTAAATTTTTACTGTAAGTGACAAAGCTCCATAACTCAGAATTCCCTTTTATTTTGTTCCCTAATATTAACACTTCTTTATCATATAGTACTCCAGCAATAGAACCTTTATAAGTATTGAGAAAATCTACATAGTAACCATCTTTAAGTTTGCTTATGTTCATAACTTTCACTACGCTTTTATGATCTTTCATCATTTTTATTGTATCTTTATCTGTTGAATTAACCATAATTCTACTTCGTAAGTAATTCTTGTCTGGATAGACTTGTAGATTAATTGTATATGCATCATATGGCATATGATGTGTCCAACAATCTTCATGAACTATTTTTACATCTACTTTTTTAATCATCATTATATTGTACCTTTTTAAAAATATAAGCATATCTATGTCAATCATTACAATTAGCTCTAAAGAATTTCATATATATGAAAGGTTTGAGATTTTATTACGAGATTACTAGGCTTTAAGGACCTAGATATCTCCCTAATTTAGTTGAGGGATTCTAGGAAATATCACTCCTCTTTTAATCATAACTGTGTATAACGTGTTTCATAATTAACTTAAATCTAATTATTCCTTACATAATATTATGGCTGAAGTAATAAAGGGTATAATGAGGAAATTTCCTTTAGGTGTTGCTATAGTTACAACTCTTTGGAAGGGAGAACTAGTTGGAATGACAGTTAACACTTTTAACTCCCTCTCATTAAACCCTCCATTAGTTTCATTTTTTGCGGATAGAATGAAGGGAAACGATATCCCTTATAAAGAGTCAAAATATTTTGTAGTTAATTTTACCGATAATGAGGAGCTTTTTAATATCTTTGCACTTAAACCAGTTAAAGAAAGATTTAGGGAAATAAAATATAAGGAAGGAATAGGGGGCTGTCCAATACTATACGATTCTTACGCGTATATAGAAGCTAAACTTTATAACGCTATTGATGTTGGAGATCACTCAATAATTGTAGGGGAAGTAATTGATGGTTACCAAATCAGAGATAACTTTACACCACTCGTTTATATGAATAGAAAATATTATAAGCTCTCTAGTTCGTGAGCTTAATCCTTTAATAAGTTTAATATACTATTTATTTAACCTTTTTCGATAGACTTATTTGATGATTGATATCCTACGTTTATCTCATGTGGGAGTAAGAGTTACTGATCTAGAGAAAGCTAGGTATTTTTATGTAGATTTGCTAGGATTTGTAGAAACAGAAAAGGATGGAGATTATATATATTTAAGGGGTATTGATGAGGGACAGCACCATAGCTTAGTTCTTAAAAAGGCAGACTCTCCAGGTTTGTCATATATTGGATTTAGAGTCAGAAGAGCTGAGGAACTAGATAAGGCTAAAGAGGAGCTACAAAAGCTTAATCTAAAGTTCACAAGATTTAAGGAGAAAGGTGTTGAGGAAGCCATACTCTTTGAGACTCCTCAAGGTATGCCATTTCTAATCTATTACGATATGGAATATGTTGGAGATATGAGAATGAAGTTTTATGCCCATAGGGGTGTTTCCCCAGTAAGGTTAGCGCATGTAAATTATGTAGTTAAAGATATTGAAGATGAAGTTAGATTCCTCAAAAACTTTATGGGTTATTACGAAACCGAATGGTTCTTAGGAAAAGATAATCAAACTAGAGAAGTAATTTGGCTTACTAGACGGGGAGATTCACATGAGATTGCAATTGCTAAAAGCCAAAAAAATGTTCCAGGATTTCATCATGAGACATATTATGTTCATGAATTAAGAGATGTTATTAGAGCAGCTGATATCGTTTCTTCAGCAGAGCTATGGGATAGTATTGAGAGAGGTCCTGGTAGACACGGAGCCACTGAAGGTTATTATATTTATCTAAGAGATTTTGATAAAAATAGAATTGAATTCTTTACTGAGGATTATGTGGTTCTAGATCCGGATAAATGGAAACCCGTAGTATGGAGAAATGAACAATTTAGATATAGGAGTGATTTTTGGGGAAGACCAATTCCCCAATCCTGGTTAACTGAATGGGTTCCCGTGGAGGATATTTCCACGGGTAAATTAAAGGGGTGGTCTATTTGATTAGGAAGGGAGAAGACTATATAAAAAGTATAAAGGCACATCATCCAGTAGTCTATTATGAGGGAGAAGTAGTAGAAGATATAACGGAACATCCAGCATTTAAAATACCAGTAAGTACAGTAGCTAAATACTACGATCTCCACTGGGATTCGGAATATTCAAAATATCTGAGAGTGTATAACCCCGATGTAGGTGAAGAGACCAGTATTAGTTTTTTGAGACCAAGAAATAAGCAAGATTTAGCAAAATTGAGAGATGGTTTAGTAAAAATATATGATTTCTATAGAGGATTTTTCGGAAGGAGCCCAGACTATCTAAATGTTTGGACGACCGTGTTTTATGCTCATGCCGAGGACTATTTTGGAAAGCATTTTGGCTCTAAATTCATGGAGAATATGATAGAGATTTATAGAGAAGCCACTAAAAATGACTTATTCTATACTCATGCAATAGTAGCGCCTATGTATGATAGATCAAGGCCACCATCTCAATGGGAAGATCCATACATACAAGTTGGGATTGTTGAAGAGAAGCCAGATGGTGTAATAGTAAGAGGGGCTGCTATGTTAAGCACTGCTGGTCCCTATTCGGAAATGCTATGGTATCTACCAAATATTAGGAGGGATACTGATCCTAGATATGCAATATATTTCTCTATTCCTACAGAAACAAAAGGTGTTAAATTCTTAGCAAGAAGAGGATTTCCTCCAAGAGAAGGAGGCGAATTTGAATACCCTATATCGTCCAGATTTGAGGAGAGCGATGCCATACTGGTCTTTGATGATGTTTTTGTACCCTATGATAGAATAATATTCTTCAAAAAACCAGAATTAATTGAAGATTTGATGTGGCATACTGTTAGTTTAAGAGGATGGTTCAACTGGCACTTTGTTATACAACATTACAGCAGGCTTAAGTTCCTTGCGGGATTAGCTATGGCTGTAGCAGAAGCTGCTGGAATAAATAATTTCATAAATGTCCAAGAAAAAATTGGAGAAATACTAATTTATGTCGCATTAAATGAGGCAGCACTTTATGCATCAGTTGAAAAGGCTCAAGAATTACCTAACATAACAAGGCCAGATCCATATATTTCTATCTCAGCAAGCCATTTTAATATGAAGGCTGTACCAAGGGCTAATGAAATTTTAAGGTTAATATCAGCTGGTTCATCAATTCCTGTTCCAGCTGGAATTAAAGATTTTGAGAACCCAGAAGAGAGGAAACTATTAGAAAAATATATGGCAATGAAAGGATTAAATGCTTTAGAGAGAGTAAAGCTATTTAACTTATTATGGGATGTTATAGGATCTGAGTCTGGAATGAGATATGAACAGTATGATAGGTTTAGTAGAGGTGATCCAACAATTAGATGGGCACAGACTTATACAGAAGTATTTAAAGATAGGAAAAATGAATTTGTAAAATTAGTTAAAGAAATAATGGATCAAATGCCAAATCCCAAAGCATAAGGTGTCAT from Sulfolobus sp. S-194 encodes the following:
- the hpaD gene encoding 3,4-dihydroxyphenylacetate 2,3-dioxygenase, producing the protein MIDILRLSHVGVRVTDLEKARYFYVDLLGFVETEKDGDYIYLRGIDEGQHHSLVLKKADSPGLSYIGFRVRRAEELDKAKEELQKLNLKFTRFKEKGVEEAILFETPQGMPFLIYYDMEYVGDMRMKFYAHRGVSPVRLAHVNYVVKDIEDEVRFLKNFMGYYETEWFLGKDNQTREVIWLTRRGDSHEIAIAKSQKNVPGFHHETYYVHELRDVIRAADIVSSAELWDSIERGPGRHGATEGYYIYLRDFDKNRIEFFTEDYVVLDPDKWKPVVWRNEQFRYRSDFWGRPIPQSWLTEWVPVEDISTGKLKGWSI
- a CDS encoding 4-hydroxyphenylacetate 3-hydroxylase family protein; its protein translation is MIRKGEDYIKSIKAHHPVVYYEGEVVEDITEHPAFKIPVSTVAKYYDLHWDSEYSKYLRVYNPDVGEETSISFLRPRNKQDLAKLRDGLVKIYDFYRGFFGRSPDYLNVWTTVFYAHAEDYFGKHFGSKFMENMIEIYREATKNDLFYTHAIVAPMYDRSRPPSQWEDPYIQVGIVEEKPDGVIVRGAAMLSTAGPYSEMLWYLPNIRRDTDPRYAIYFSIPTETKGVKFLARRGFPPREGGEFEYPISSRFEESDAILVFDDVFVPYDRIIFFKKPELIEDLMWHTVSLRGWFNWHFVIQHYSRLKFLAGLAMAVAEAAGINNFINVQEKIGEILIYVALNEAALYASVEKAQELPNITRPDPYISISASHFNMKAVPRANEILRLISAGSSIPVPAGIKDFENPEERKLLEKYMAMKGLNALERVKLFNLLWDVIGSESGMRYEQYDRFSRGDPTIRWAQTYTEVFKDRKNEFVKLVKEIMDQMPNPKA
- a CDS encoding helix-turn-helix domain-containing protein, translated to MIKKVDVKIVHEDCWTHHMPYDAYTINLQVYPDKNYLRSRIMVNSTDKDTIKMMKDHKSVVKVMNISKLKDGYYVDFLNTYKGSIAGVLYDKEVLILGNKIKGNSELWSFVTYSKNLTELFEELRSLGKIEEIRTEDFNPSFTLDLTDMERKVLMVALSKGYLDYPRRANADEIARLLNISKVTFLYHLRNAQKKIITYLLKSAY
- a CDS encoding flavin reductase family protein, whose product is MAEVIKGIMRKFPLGVAIVTTLWKGELVGMTVNTFNSLSLNPPLVSFFADRMKGNDIPYKESKYFVVNFTDNEELFNIFALKPVKERFREIKYKEGIGGCPILYDSYAYIEAKLYNAIDVGDHSIIVGEVIDGYQIRDNFTPLVYMNRKYYKLSSS
- a CDS encoding winged helix-turn-helix domain-containing protein, giving the protein MDVFDAISNEVRRKILKTLQVPKSFSELLEELNIESPALAFHLKKLDGLISKDNEGKYTLTEEGKKALSIINMIESQNISLSSQAEIPMIIQYVDNFIVTENMIRKLKEMGRKLIIRDSNTVEFQDIDPNLLSDVLESIENVSTVKCPEELVNVISSKSKNVISIRTDEAQHTMPLTDLNLQPGKSTEREKEGLLSRFLSAIFPSIRINNRLRVVYDGPLQTFKDLTIELDGGIVTVFKGEPHLLAKCVDMGDLDINNNTIRADGCYLRISYPDLNSLKINVDGGKVSISEIKMNNLYVEIDGGIIDFNITVQNEVSVSIDGGKISGQISFLPSKESKLLLSVDGGIGDITLSLPDDISVISNSTINGGFVDLPMSRIGKNGVLYINASVDGGVIKIKENKKHET
- a CDS encoding peroxiredoxin — translated: MKVGDKAPLFEGITDTGEKFSLADYIGKHNIVLYFYPKDDTPGCTREACAFRDNWNLLQGYDVVIIGISSDDVESHKKFKQKYNLPFILVSDPDKKIRELYDAKGFILPARITFVIDKKGIIRHIYNSQLNPENHVKEALKALEMLKKEEESIS